A single window of Thiomicrorhabdus immobilis DNA harbors:
- the lipA gene encoding lipoyl synthase, with translation MSNPPQIQEIGIDAIGNRKSLKEQLQAMPKGQYKTKSLKHRPDPTADKLQKPRWIKAKLPKAKDMHRVTELKNIMREKGLHSVCEEASCPNLGECFGHGTATFMIMGDICTRKCPFCDVTHGRPKPLDRNEPKHLAETVKAMNLKYVVITSVDRDDLRDGGAQHFTDVVSELRTNLPNLRIETLVPDFRGRLSVALETLSQSAPDVLNHNLETVPRLYEEARPGADYQASLDLLKRFKAMNPEVVTKSGLMVGLGETMEELLQVMRDLRAHDVEMLTVGQYLQPSDFHLGVKKYWTPEEFKQIEDEGYAMGFSNVASGPMVRSSYHADLQAKELA, from the coding sequence ATGTCTAACCCTCCACAAATACAAGAAATTGGCATTGATGCTATCGGCAACCGTAAAAGTTTGAAAGAACAACTGCAAGCTATGCCAAAGGGTCAATATAAAACCAAATCACTGAAGCATCGCCCAGACCCAACCGCGGATAAACTTCAAAAACCGCGTTGGATTAAAGCCAAGCTGCCCAAAGCAAAAGACATGCATCGTGTGACTGAGCTGAAGAACATTATGCGTGAAAAAGGCCTGCACTCTGTTTGTGAAGAGGCTTCTTGCCCGAACTTAGGTGAATGTTTTGGCCACGGCACGGCAACCTTTATGATTATGGGCGACATCTGTACCCGCAAATGCCCGTTCTGCGATGTCACCCATGGCCGCCCAAAACCGCTTGATCGCAATGAGCCAAAACACTTGGCTGAAACCGTCAAAGCGATGAACTTGAAATATGTGGTGATAACTTCTGTTGACCGTGATGATTTACGCGATGGCGGTGCTCAACACTTTACCGATGTCGTTAGCGAACTGAGGACGAATTTGCCTAACTTGCGAATTGAAACCCTGGTGCCGGATTTTCGTGGCCGCCTGTCAGTTGCCTTAGAAACACTTTCGCAATCTGCGCCTGACGTTCTCAACCACAATCTCGAAACCGTACCCCGCTTATACGAAGAAGCCCGTCCTGGCGCGGATTACCAGGCCTCGTTAGATTTGTTAAAACGTTTTAAAGCGATGAACCCCGAGGTGGTCACCAAATCTGGATTAATGGTCGGCTTGGGTGAAACCATGGAAGAACTCCTGCAAGTCATGCGTGATTTAAGGGCACATGATGTTGAAATGTTGACGGTAGGCCAATATTTACAACCTAGCGACTTCCATTTAGGTGTGAAAAAGTATTGGACACCGGAAGAGTTTAAGCAAATAGAAGATGAAGGTTATGCCATGGGCTTCAGCAATGTGGCATCCGGCCCAATGGTGCGTTCATCCTACCACGCGGACTTACAAGCGAAAGAACTTGCTTAA
- a CDS encoding YbeD family protein, translating to MTKDLHTPDNESLIEFPCDFRLKAMGKNSESLVEVVYEIACRYAPNTPRDNIHITNSKGGKFISVNVTIYATCLEQIHGIYGDLKKHPEVLMSL from the coding sequence ATGACAAAAGATTTACATACCCCCGACAATGAATCCTTGATTGAATTCCCATGTGACTTCAGACTTAAAGCTATGGGAAAAAATAGCGAATCCCTTGTAGAAGTGGTTTATGAAATCGCTTGCAGATACGCACCCAACACCCCAAGAGATAATATTCATATCACCAACTCTAAAGGGGGAAAATTCATCTCGGTCAATGTCACGATATACGCCACCTGCTTGGAACAAATCCACGGTATTTACGGTGATTTGAAAAAACACCCTGAAGTGCTTATGTCGCTTTAA
- a CDS encoding PAS domain-containing protein: MKDNITVTDNEFLIPEGMVIMSETDLRGTITKVNDAFVHCSGYSADELLGQPHSILRHPDVPAGVFADMWKTIQQGRSWSQIVKNRRKNGDYYWLRANVGPIKDEAGNLVGYISHRMRCFGQEKEIMMELYQDVVDGYLSINGGEIGIPEA; the protein is encoded by the coding sequence GTGAAAGACAACATTACTGTGACTGACAACGAGTTTTTGATTCCAGAAGGTATGGTCATTATGTCAGAAACGGATTTGCGCGGCACGATAACGAAAGTCAACGATGCATTTGTGCATTGTAGCGGCTACTCTGCCGATGAGCTCTTGGGACAACCTCATAGCATCCTTAGACATCCCGATGTTCCAGCAGGTGTCTTTGCCGATATGTGGAAAACCATTCAACAAGGTCGAAGCTGGTCACAAATCGTTAAAAATCGCCGTAAAAACGGCGACTATTATTGGTTAAGAGCCAATGTCGGACCGATCAAGGATGAGGCCGGCAATCTGGTTGGCTACATTTCGCATCGTATGCGCTGCTTTGGCCAAGAAAAAGAGATCATGATGGAACTTTACCAAGATGTGGTTGATGGCTATCTAAGCATTAACGGTGGGGAGATTGGTATTCCTGAAGCATAA
- the murU gene encoding N-acetylmuramate alpha-1-phosphate uridylyltransferase MurU gives MNSKPSNQKTIKAMILAAGRGKRLRPITDTTPKPLVPLCGKPLIEYHIEKLAKAGVREIVINHAWLGDKIEQQLGDGSRWNVRIHYSPEPEGGLETAGGIINALPLLGEQPFLLLNGDVYCEMEFDSLVDIAQNLVAANDTNLETDKRQQYQSLGHLVLVPSPEHNSKGDFGLDENFLVEPQGELTFAGLSVLSPKLFDGMSVDFIPLAPILRQAMENGLLSGEVQYSLWSDVGTLERLHETERWIAQD, from the coding sequence GTGAATTCAAAGCCCTCAAATCAAAAAACGATTAAAGCGATGATTCTGGCTGCCGGCCGCGGTAAGCGTTTGCGCCCCATAACCGACACCACACCAAAACCTTTAGTGCCTTTATGCGGCAAGCCTTTGATTGAATATCATATTGAAAAGCTCGCAAAAGCGGGGGTTCGAGAGATTGTAATCAACCATGCCTGGCTAGGAGATAAAATCGAGCAGCAACTTGGGGACGGTTCCCGTTGGAATGTGCGGATTCATTACTCTCCTGAACCTGAAGGCGGGTTGGAAACGGCAGGGGGGATTATCAATGCGTTACCGCTACTTGGCGAGCAACCTTTTTTGCTGCTGAATGGCGATGTCTATTGTGAGATGGAATTTGATTCCCTGGTCGATATCGCCCAAAATTTAGTCGCCGCTAATGACACCAATTTAGAAACAGATAAACGACAACAGTATCAATCGTTAGGTCATTTAGTCTTGGTGCCAAGTCCAGAGCATAATTCAAAAGGGGATTTTGGGCTTGATGAAAACTTTTTGGTAGAGCCTCAAGGTGAGTTGACCTTCGCCGGTTTGAGTGTGTTGAGCCCTAAACTTTTTGATGGCATGAGTGTGGATTTCATTCCACTTGCGCCGATTCTTCGTCAAGCCATGGAAAACGGTTTATTAAGCGGAGAAGTTCAGTATAGCTTATGGTCTGATGTGGGGACATTAGAGCGTTTGCACGAAACGGAACGCTGGATTGCTCAAGACTGA
- a CDS encoding pseudouridine synthase, translating to MVRINKWLSEMGVCSRKQADCLIMSGQVLVNQQPASLGMKIQAGDQVMVKGEMIETIPAPIFLLYHKPVGVVCTHDLSVKNNIEQAVQFPQRVFAVGRLDKASEGLMLLTNQGDSVNKIMRAENHHQKVYRVWVDKSITDDFLIKMANGVPILNTVTLPCQVDFVDEYQDKTVFEISLRQGLNLQIRRMCKALGYRVLRLQRIKIMQFELLGLPLGENRVLDDEQIKLLQDSIENSINEV from the coding sequence ATGGTTCGTATCAATAAGTGGTTAAGTGAAATGGGGGTTTGCTCACGAAAACAGGCGGATTGCCTGATTATGTCTGGCCAGGTGTTGGTAAACCAACAACCGGCCTCTTTGGGCATGAAAATCCAGGCTGGGGATCAAGTGATGGTGAAGGGTGAAATGATTGAAACGATTCCAGCACCGATATTTTTGCTTTACCACAAGCCAGTTGGGGTGGTTTGTACCCATGATTTATCGGTCAAAAACAATATCGAGCAGGCCGTTCAATTTCCGCAACGTGTTTTTGCGGTAGGGCGTTTAGATAAAGCTTCGGAAGGATTGATGTTATTGACAAATCAAGGTGACAGCGTCAATAAAATTATGCGTGCAGAGAACCATCATCAAAAAGTCTACCGGGTTTGGGTTGATAAATCGATTACAGATGATTTTCTGATCAAGATGGCTAATGGTGTGCCGATTTTAAATACCGTGACTTTACCGTGTCAGGTGGATTTTGTTGATGAATACCAAGATAAAACCGTTTTTGAAATCAGCTTGAGACAAGGATTGAATTTGCAGATTAGAAGAATGTGTAAGGCTTTAGGCTATCGAGTTTTACGTTTGCAACGAATTAAAATCATGCAGTTTGAGCTATTGGGTTTGCCACTAGGTGAGAATCGGGTTTTGGATGACGAACAGATTAAATTATTACAGGATTCAATCGAAAACTCGATTAATGAGGTTTAA
- a CDS encoding cold-shock protein, producing the protein MSTTTGTVKWFNETKGFGFIAQDSGPDVFAHFSQIEGSGFKTLAEGQKVQFTVTQGQKGPQAENIVVVEG; encoded by the coding sequence ATGTCTACCACTACTGGCACCGTAAAATGGTTTAACGAAACAAAAGGCTTTGGTTTTATTGCACAAGATTCAGGACCTGATGTATTTGCTCACTTCAGTCAAATTGAAGGATCTGGCTTCAAAACTCTAGCAGAGGGTCAGAAAGTTCAGTTCACTGTGACTCAAGGTCAAAAAGGACCTCAAGCAGAGAACATCGTTGTTGTTGAAGGTTAA
- a CDS encoding bile acid:sodium symporter family protein: MSPDLLTKVILPLSLFLIMFGMGLSLKIADFKNVVKSPKAVAIGLIGQMLILPLAAFIIAIALQLPPEIAVGLMIIALAPGGATSNMFTYLSKGDVSLSISLTAVVSVITPFTIPVMAALSMSFFMANSSEFSLPVIKTIVQLLVITVIPVAIGMFVLSRWSNFAGKLENFLKWFSVLFLILIIALIAMKNKDEMLNFFAQAGLATLLLNIVVLVIGYQMAKLARLTHAQAVSIGFEVGIQNGTLALLVAGSLIGNEIMMIPAITYSLIMFFSGAAFGWWINKHNNR; encoded by the coding sequence ATGTCACCCGACCTATTAACCAAAGTCATTTTGCCGCTATCACTTTTCTTGATTATGTTTGGCATGGGATTATCCCTCAAGATTGCCGACTTCAAAAACGTCGTTAAATCGCCTAAAGCGGTTGCTATCGGCTTGATTGGGCAAATGCTTATTCTACCGTTGGCGGCATTCATTATCGCGATTGCGCTGCAACTTCCACCCGAAATTGCGGTTGGTTTGATGATCATTGCACTTGCTCCTGGCGGCGCAACCTCGAATATGTTCACCTATCTATCCAAAGGTGATGTTTCTCTCTCTATCAGCCTTACTGCGGTAGTGAGTGTCATCACCCCGTTTACCATTCCTGTTATGGCCGCCTTGAGCATGAGTTTTTTCATGGCAAACAGTAGTGAGTTTAGCCTGCCGGTTATAAAGACCATTGTGCAATTACTGGTCATTACCGTGATACCGGTCGCTATAGGCATGTTTGTCCTCTCTCGCTGGTCAAACTTTGCCGGCAAATTGGAAAACTTCTTAAAATGGTTCTCGGTATTATTCTTGATTCTGATTATCGCCCTAATCGCGATGAAGAATAAGGATGAGATGCTGAACTTCTTTGCACAAGCTGGCCTAGCTACTTTATTGTTGAATATTGTCGTGCTAGTGATTGGCTACCAAATGGCTAAGTTGGCCAGACTGACCCATGCGCAAGCCGTTTCCATTGGATTTGAGGTGGGAATCCAAAACGGAACCTTAGCACTGTTAGTTGCCGGTAGCTTAATAGGCAATGAAATCATGATGATTCCTGCCATAACCTATTCATTAATTATGTTTTTTAGTGGTGCGGCATTTGGCTGGTGGATTAACAAACACAACAACCGCTAA
- a CDS encoding Dyp-type peroxidase — MNNKTPQAGIFNENERHMHFLEYVLTSDNIVLIKQAISKALEIEQSEQLTLVVSFGKQAWQKLQSNWTPATLEDFTEIKGKQGHIAAATQADVFFWLQGEDIGDVFDAAMHIHHAMKQIANLTLEQQGFDYHHKKDLIGFEDGTANPKTDELKRAAAVIPKGQPGEGGSLVLSEKWVHDMDKWGEVPVHCQEAIVGRTKIENEELQGDAMPPDSHVSRTDLKVDGVAMKIYRRSAPYGTVQENGLMFLAFACELKRFTSQLESMYGLADDGMIDQLLNYSKAVSGSYWFAPAVEDLQTMLK, encoded by the coding sequence ATGAACAATAAGACACCGCAAGCTGGAATATTCAATGAAAATGAACGTCATATGCATTTTTTGGAATATGTTTTGACCAGCGATAATATTGTCTTAATCAAACAAGCCATCAGCAAGGCGTTGGAGATTGAACAGTCAGAACAGCTGACTTTGGTAGTCAGTTTTGGTAAACAGGCCTGGCAGAAACTGCAATCTAACTGGACGCCTGCGACACTAGAAGACTTTACCGAAATAAAAGGCAAGCAAGGGCATATTGCCGCGGCCACCCAAGCGGATGTTTTCTTTTGGCTACAGGGTGAGGATATCGGCGATGTATTTGATGCCGCAATGCATATTCATCACGCTATGAAACAAATTGCCAATTTAACCCTTGAGCAACAAGGCTTCGATTATCATCATAAAAAAGACTTGATTGGCTTTGAAGATGGCACTGCCAACCCGAAAACAGACGAACTAAAACGTGCAGCGGCGGTTATCCCAAAAGGCCAACCTGGTGAGGGCGGAAGCCTGGTATTAAGTGAGAAGTGGGTGCATGATATGGATAAGTGGGGAGAGGTTCCCGTGCACTGCCAAGAAGCCATTGTGGGTAGAACCAAGATAGAAAACGAAGAGTTGCAGGGTGATGCCATGCCACCGGACTCGCACGTTAGCCGTACCGACTTGAAGGTGGATGGTGTAGCCATGAAAATCTATCGGCGTTCTGCACCTTATGGAACCGTGCAAGAAAACGGCTTGATGTTTTTGGCGTTTGCTTGTGAATTGAAACGTTTCACTAGCCAATTGGAAAGTATGTATGGTTTGGCGGATGACGGCATGATTGACCAGTTGCTCAACTATTCAAAAGCGGTGTCTGGCTCTTACTGGTTTGCGCCGGCCGTCGAAGATTTACAAACCATGCTCAAATAA
- the hslO gene encoding Hsp33 family molecular chaperone HslO: MSQVNTLNAVQRFLFKELNIRGQHIQLQQSWQKMIEERHYPPAIIKLLGELTAMSVLMANGMKHEGRITLQVQGSGPITLLVVDVTHDLKIRGVAKTNQAITTETTLDELLGDGQILMTLENTQTQHHFQSYVPREGDTVAEAFETFLSQSEQLPSKIWLAADETSLGGVMIQKMPETDGHDEDGWDRILQLTTTVKDEELTTLPAEELLHRLFHEEVLELFTAEEVAYECPKDEERVTNMLKSLGEAEVRHILEEQGEIVIHNEMCNFHMRFNKEDIDALFAEEKPTVQ, encoded by the coding sequence ATGTCACAAGTCAACACGCTAAACGCTGTGCAACGCTTTCTATTCAAAGAGCTGAATATTCGTGGCCAACACATCCAGCTACAACAAAGCTGGCAGAAGATGATTGAAGAGCGTCACTATCCACCGGCGATAATCAAACTGCTAGGTGAATTGACGGCCATGTCGGTTTTAATGGCCAACGGCATGAAGCACGAAGGACGTATTACCCTGCAAGTTCAGGGGTCAGGACCTATCACCTTATTGGTTGTCGATGTCACTCACGACCTTAAAATCCGTGGTGTGGCCAAAACCAATCAAGCTATCACCACCGAGACAACTTTGGATGAGCTGTTAGGCGATGGTCAGATTCTCATGACGCTGGAAAACACGCAAACCCAACATCATTTCCAATCTTACGTGCCTCGCGAAGGCGACACGGTTGCTGAAGCGTTTGAAACCTTTTTAAGCCAATCAGAACAACTACCTTCTAAAATCTGGTTGGCCGCTGATGAAACCAGTTTGGGCGGCGTGATGATTCAAAAAATGCCTGAAACCGATGGCCATGATGAAGATGGCTGGGATCGAATTTTGCAGTTGACCACGACGGTAAAAGATGAAGAGCTCACCACCCTTCCGGCGGAAGAACTGTTGCACCGCTTATTCCATGAAGAAGTATTGGAGTTATTTACCGCTGAAGAAGTGGCTTATGAATGTCCAAAAGATGAAGAGCGTGTCACCAATATGCTTAAATCATTGGGAGAGGCTGAGGTACGTCACATTCTTGAAGAGCAAGGTGAAATTGTGATTCATAACGAAATGTGCAATTTCCATATGCGTTTCAATAAAGAAGATATTGATGCGCTGTTTGCGGAGGAAAAACCGACCGTTCAATAA
- the dat gene encoding D-amino-acid transaminase translates to MTNSVSQQIVYLNGSFLPMAESQISTQDRGFLFGDGVYEVIPVYQRNIFRFEEHLQRLKNSLQATSIVNPFSDDEWLEILENLVAKHPWNDQYLYLQVTRGVQMQRDHLPADCLTPTVYAYTNPLKPVAQNIIENGIKVVTLEDIRWLRCDIKAITLLPNVMMKLAAKAQGADDAILVSREGVVSEGTASNTFIVKDGTLITPPNSHSILPGITRMVIESIAEQQNMPIVEKQISLEELNSADEIWLSSSTKEALPVTQLDGKMVGDGKPGKVWLQMHKFFQEHKQQFIQQLNDAN, encoded by the coding sequence ATGACCAATAGCGTTAGCCAACAAATCGTTTATTTAAATGGAAGCTTCCTTCCTATGGCGGAATCTCAAATTTCTACGCAAGATCGTGGTTTCTTATTTGGTGATGGTGTTTATGAAGTCATTCCGGTTTATCAGCGCAATATCTTCCGCTTTGAGGAACATTTACAACGTTTAAAAAACAGCCTACAGGCGACTAGCATTGTTAACCCTTTCAGCGATGACGAATGGCTAGAAATACTGGAAAACCTAGTGGCTAAACATCCATGGAATGACCAATATTTATATCTGCAAGTTACCCGTGGCGTACAGATGCAACGCGACCATCTACCGGCCGATTGCCTCACACCAACGGTTTATGCATATACCAATCCATTAAAACCGGTTGCACAAAACATCATTGAAAACGGAATCAAGGTCGTTACCTTAGAGGATATTCGTTGGTTACGTTGCGATATTAAGGCCATTACTTTACTACCCAATGTGATGATGAAATTAGCCGCTAAAGCCCAAGGTGCGGATGACGCCATTTTGGTCAGCCGTGAAGGCGTGGTTTCCGAAGGTACCGCAAGTAACACGTTTATCGTCAAAGACGGCACTTTGATCACCCCGCCAAATAGCCACTCGATTTTGCCTGGCATCACACGCATGGTCATAGAGTCGATTGCCGAACAACAAAACATGCCTATTGTTGAAAAACAGATCAGCTTGGAAGAGTTGAATTCGGCTGACGAAATCTGGCTGTCCAGTTCGACCAAAGAGGCGCTTCCCGTCACACAGTTAGACGGCAAAATGGTTGGCGATGGAAAGCCTGGTAAAGTGTGGTTACAAATGCATAAGTTTTTTCAAGAGCATAAACAACAATTCATTCAACAACTGAATGATGCGAACTGA
- the lipB gene encoding lipoyl(octanoyl) transferase LipB → MIIKNLGQQPYQACWQAMQEFTDNRNENTPDELWVVEHPPVFTQGLNGKAEHLLQQTDIPIVQTDRGGQITYHGPGQSVVYVLVDLKRNQLGVRALVTALENSIIDYLAQLGIDSKARADAPGVYVEGNKIASLGLKIRRQKSYHGLALNVNMDLSPFQKVNPCGLQGMLMTQVAELVSPKNCPSNEQAGLAIAKILSHRIKTLNH, encoded by the coding sequence ATGATTATCAAAAACCTGGGGCAACAGCCTTACCAGGCCTGCTGGCAAGCCATGCAGGAGTTTACCGATAATCGCAATGAAAACACCCCAGATGAACTTTGGGTGGTTGAACACCCTCCTGTTTTCACCCAAGGATTAAACGGCAAAGCCGAACATCTGTTGCAGCAGACCGATATCCCCATCGTACAAACCGACCGAGGCGGACAGATCACCTACCATGGTCCAGGACAAAGTGTGGTTTATGTTCTGGTGGATTTAAAACGCAATCAATTAGGGGTGCGGGCGCTTGTTACAGCGTTAGAGAACAGCATTATTGATTACCTGGCGCAACTAGGCATTGATTCCAAGGCACGTGCCGATGCGCCCGGCGTTTATGTCGAGGGCAACAAAATCGCATCATTAGGACTTAAAATCCGCAGACAAAAAAGCTATCACGGCCTGGCTTTGAACGTAAACATGGACTTATCCCCTTTCCAGAAAGTAAACCCTTGTGGTTTACAAGGCATGCTCATGACCCAGGTCGCCGAATTAGTCAGCCCAAAAAATTGCCCTAGCAATGAACAAGCAGGCCTGGCTATCGCCAAGATTCTTAGCCACAGAATCAAGACTTTAAACCACTAA
- a CDS encoding aminoglycoside phosphotransferase family protein, with protein MTERFQMMLDWLQNLPILQDCDLTEPVPASSDASFRRYFRIEVQGTSDHNSFIIMDAPVEHEDCRPFIAVSEQLIKMGLTVPEVLEQDLNQGFLLLTDLGNTTYLSVLQAAEDETVDQLYGDALTALVALQTKGDKAALDLPAYNEKLLMTEMSLFSDWLLGTHLEIGLNQFEQQAWQDVQQTLVHSALKQPQTYVHRDYHSRNLMVLDNSHPKMRNPGILDFQDAVKGPLTYDAVSLLRDCYIAWPQEQVVEWQRDYFLQLCQTQLLHRDEWSAFQKSMDLMGIQRHLKASGIFARLFHRDGKDGYLNDIPLTLDYLLKVGSKYSETHALVDLVEAKVLPELAKINR; from the coding sequence ATGACTGAAAGATTTCAAATGATGTTGGATTGGTTACAAAACCTGCCGATTTTACAAGATTGCGACCTAACCGAACCTGTCCCAGCATCGAGTGATGCGAGTTTTAGACGATATTTTAGAATCGAAGTCCAAGGGACATCCGACCATAACAGCTTCATAATCATGGATGCGCCTGTGGAGCATGAGGATTGTCGTCCATTCATTGCGGTATCCGAACAGTTGATAAAAATGGGCTTAACGGTACCAGAGGTATTGGAACAGGATTTGAATCAAGGTTTTTTATTGTTAACCGACCTTGGAAATACCACGTATCTTTCGGTATTGCAGGCTGCAGAGGACGAGACTGTAGATCAACTATATGGTGATGCTTTAACTGCATTGGTTGCTTTACAAACCAAAGGGGATAAAGCCGCTTTAGACTTGCCTGCTTATAATGAAAAACTGTTGATGACCGAGATGTCACTGTTTTCAGATTGGTTGTTGGGCACACATCTGGAAATCGGTTTGAATCAATTTGAGCAACAGGCCTGGCAGGATGTGCAACAGACGCTAGTCCATTCCGCTTTAAAACAGCCGCAAACGTATGTGCATCGTGATTATCACAGCCGTAACTTGATGGTCTTGGATAATAGCCATCCAAAGATGCGTAATCCCGGTATTCTCGATTTTCAAGATGCGGTCAAGGGGCCTTTGACTTATGATGCGGTCTCTTTACTGCGCGATTGCTATATCGCTTGGCCGCAGGAACAGGTGGTGGAGTGGCAGCGTGATTACTTCTTACAACTCTGCCAAACTCAGCTGTTGCACCGTGATGAATGGTCTGCATTTCAAAAGTCCATGGACTTAATGGGAATTCAACGCCATCTGAAAGCATCTGGGATTTTTGCCCGACTATTCCATCGTGATGGCAAAGACGGTTATTTAAATGACATTCCTTTAACCTTGGATTATCTGCTAAAGGTTGGAAGCAAGTATTCAGAAACACACGCTTTGGTTGATTTGGTAGAGGCTAAAGTGCTGCCTGAATTAGCCAAAATCAACCGTTAA
- the yaaA gene encoding peroxide stress protein YaaA produces MLMVVSPAKALDETSAVQTNLHTQGALLDEAAQLIDELKGVGPVEIGQMMHISEKLSELNYERFQEWNLPFPAGKAKQAAWLFKGDVYQGLDAYSLDANGIDYIQKHLAILSGLYGLLKPCDDMLPYRLEMGTKFANQKGKDLYAFWGSKITQQLNKLLAEQGSNTLVNLASNEYFKAVKKKELNARIITPIFKDWKNGQYKIISFYAKKARGLMARYAADHQVENAEELKYFDTDGYKFDPQMSSETDWVFTRKVEA; encoded by the coding sequence ATGTTAATGGTTGTCTCACCGGCAAAGGCTTTAGATGAAACTTCTGCGGTACAAACGAATCTACATACTCAGGGGGCTTTATTGGATGAAGCCGCGCAATTAATTGATGAGTTGAAAGGGGTTGGCCCTGTTGAAATCGGCCAGATGATGCATATCAGTGAAAAACTTTCTGAACTGAATTACGAGCGTTTTCAGGAATGGAACTTACCTTTTCCAGCAGGCAAGGCCAAACAGGCTGCCTGGTTGTTTAAAGGCGATGTTTATCAAGGTTTGGATGCGTATTCTCTGGATGCCAACGGAATCGATTATATTCAAAAGCATTTAGCGATTTTGTCTGGTTTATATGGTTTATTGAAACCTTGTGATGATATGTTGCCTTATCGTTTAGAGATGGGGACAAAATTTGCCAATCAGAAGGGCAAGGATTTATATGCTTTTTGGGGCAGTAAAATCACTCAACAATTAAATAAATTACTGGCGGAACAAGGCAGCAATACCTTGGTTAACTTAGCGTCAAATGAGTATTTTAAAGCGGTTAAGAAAAAAGAGCTTAATGCTCGAATCATTACACCCATCTTCAAAGATTGGAAAAACGGACAATATAAAATCATCAGTTTCTATGCCAAAAAAGCGCGTGGTTTAATGGCGCGTTATGCAGCGGATCATCAAGTTGAAAATGCAGAAGAGTTAAAATACTTCGATACCGACGGCTATAAATTTGACCCGCAAATGTCTTCTGAAACCGATTGGGTCTTTACCCGAAAAGTGGAAGCGTGA